Genomic window (Achromobacter sp. B7):
GAAATTCTGCGCGGCATCATCGCGCGCGGGCTGGGGCTGCGGTAAGGCGCGGGCTGATGTCACGGGGCTGATGTCAGGCCGCTGATGTCAGGCCGATGATGTCAGGCCGGTGATGTCACTGGGCTGATGTCACTGGGCTGATATCAGGCCGCTGATGTCATACAGGATGATCTGCGGCGCGTTAACCGAATACGGACGGACAAGGGCTACATCATGAACAACGCTGGCGACACGCTTTCCGACAACCTGCTGGGCGACGCGGCCGAACGCCTGTTCGCCCAAACCTGCACGCCCGCGCTGCTGCGCGCCGCCGAGCAGGGGCAGCCCATTGATGCCGCGTGGCGGGCGTGCGAGGACGCGGGATTCGCCGATGCGCTGGTGCCCGAGTCGCTGGGCGGCGCCGGGCTGCCGTTGGCGGCGGCACTGCCGGTGGTGCTGGCGGCAGGCCGTCACCTGTGCCCCTACCCCATCGCACATACGATGCTGGCGCGCGGCTGGCTGGCGGCCCACGGACATGCGCGCCCCGCGGGGCCGATCGCGCTGGCCCCGCACGGGCTGTCCGTGGCCGACCACCGCATCGCCGGCAAGAACGTGCCCTGGATACGCGTGGCCAGCCACGTGCTGGCGCAGATCGATGGACAAGCGTGGCTGTTGCCCGTGCAAGCGGCCGATGTGCAGAGCAACGGCGTACATGGCTCGCTGGACGGCGAGGCGTCATGGGCGTTGGCCGACGCGCAATGCCTGGGCCCTATCCGCGCAAGCGATGAACAGAACGGGCGGGAGGGGCGGGAGGGCCGGCTGGGGCGGAACGGGCACGACGGGCGGGACGGACAGGACGGGCGGCATGGGCAGGACGGGCCGGACGGGCACAACGGGCAGCGCGCGGCCGATACGCCGGATGCCCTGGCCCTGCTGGCCGCCACGGCCTACGCGGGCCTGATGGCCGGCGCAATGGAGCGCGTGTTGACGATGACCCTGGACTACGCCAACACCCGGGCTCAATTCGGCAAGTCCATCGGCCGCTTCCAGGCGGTGCAGCAGCAGATCAGCGTGATGGCCGAAGAGGTGTGTGCAGCGAACATGGCCGCGCAGCTGGCGTTTCAAAGCCAGGACACGCAGCCCGGCAATTTGCCCCGAGTGATGGCCGGTGCGCTGCCCAATGCGATGCCGGGTGAGACGCCCGGTTCGATCCCCAGCGCGATGCCGGCAGCGACGCCCGGTGCGACGCCCGGTGCGATGCCCGGTGTGATGCCCAGC
Coding sequences:
- a CDS encoding acyl-CoA dehydrogenase family protein; its protein translation is MNNAGDTLSDNLLGDAAERLFAQTCTPALLRAAEQGQPIDAAWRACEDAGFADALVPESLGGAGLPLAAALPVVLAAGRHLCPYPIAHTMLARGWLAAHGHARPAGPIALAPHGLSVADHRIAGKNVPWIRVASHVLAQIDGQAWLLPVQAADVQSNGVHGSLDGEASWALADAQCLGPIRASDEQNGREGREGRLGRNGHDGRDGQDGRHGQDGPDGHNGQRAADTPDALALLAATAYAGLMAGAMERVLTMTLDYANTRAQFGKSIGRFQAVQQQISVMAEEVCAANMAAQLAFQSQDTQPGNLPRVMAGALPNAMPGETPGSIPSAMPAATPGATPGAMPGVMPSVMPDAMQAAVGKARTSQAAPRVADIAHAVHGAIGVTAEFDLQLYTRRLRDWRLAAGSESFWHAHIGAHALQGEDSALDLIRRVAQGQA